CAGCAGGTCGATGGTAGCGATCATTGAACCACCGGTTGCCAGCATCGGGTCAACCACCAGCGCCATGCGCTCGTCGATATTGGACACCAGTTTCTGGAAGTACGGCACCGGCTCCAGGGTTTCTTCATTACGGTAGATGCCGACCACGCTGATACGCGCACTTGGGACGTGCTCCAGCACCCCTTCCATCATGCCCAGACCGGCACGCAGGATCGGCACAACGGTGATTTTTTTGCCTTTGATCTGTTCGATCTCCACCGGGCCGTTCCAGCCTTCGATGGTGACTTTTTCCGTTTCCAGATCCGCGGTGGCTTCATAGGTCAGCAGGCTGCCAACTTCCGAGGCGAGTTCACGAAAGCGTTTGGTGCTGATGTCGTTCTCTCGCATCAGGCCCAGCTTGTGTTTGACGAGTGGGTGTTTTACTTCCACGACCTTCATACTCTTCTCCTTCCCCTGACAGGTGGCAACCACAAAAAAAATCGCCGGATTATACCGCTTTTTTTCCGTTGCGCTATAGACAGACGC
The nucleotide sequence above comes from Kosakonia sp. H02. Encoded proteins:
- the upp gene encoding uracil phosphoribosyltransferase, which codes for MKVVEVKHPLVKHKLGLMRENDISTKRFRELASEVGSLLTYEATADLETEKVTIEGWNGPVEIEQIKGKKITVVPILRAGLGMMEGVLEHVPSARISVVGIYRNEETLEPVPYFQKLVSNIDERMALVVDPMLATGGSMIATIDLLKNAGCHSIKVLVLVAAPEGVAALEKAHPDVELYTASIDKGLNEHGYIIPGLGDAGDKIFGTK